A single Rattus norvegicus strain BN/NHsdMcwi chromosome 5, GRCr8, whole genome shotgun sequence DNA region contains:
- the Crocc gene encoding rootletin isoform X3 produces MSLGLAESLQAQLALEIVIQTLESCVLEPDQEKSLSVQNPAQDFQGASLPVCVREIITSNLSQPETPAPLQVPEMASLLSLQEENQLLQQELSRVEDLLAQSRAERDELAIKYNAINERLEQAVRLETGELEAQEPRGLVRQSVELRRQLQEEQASYRRKLQAYQEGQQRQAQLVQRLQAKILQYKKQCSEMEKQLLERSTELEQQRLRDTEHSQDLDRALLRLEEEQQRSASLAQVNDMLREQLDQANLANQTLSEDICKVTSDWTRSCKELEQREATWRREEESFNAYFSSEHSRLLLLWRQVMGLRRMASEVKMGTERDLLQLGGELVRTSRAVQEVGLGLSASLQRAESRAEAALEKQKLLQAQLEEQLRAKLLREKDLAQLQVQSDLDKADLSARVTELALSVEHLQNQNTEKDQVNRTLSDKLEALESLRLQEQTTLDTEDGEGLQQTLRDLAQAALSDTESGVQLSNSERTADTSDGSFRGLFGQRTPTPPRHSSPGRGRSPRRGLSPACSDSSTLTLIHSALHKRQLQVQDMRGRYEASQDLLGSVRKQLSDSEGERRGLEEQLQRLRDQTATSVQAQEDAQREAQRLRSANEILSREKGNLSHSLQVAQQQAEDLRQELEKLQAAQEELRRQHTQLEDQQEDTVQEGARARRELERSHRQLEQLEVKRSGLTKELVEVREALSCAVLQRDVLQTEKAEVAEALTKAEAGRAQLELSVTKLRAEEASLRDSLSKMSALNESLAQDKLELNRLIAQLEEEKAALLGRQQQAEHATSLAVEKQERLEQLRLEQEVERQGLEGSLCVAEQAREALGQQILVLRSERSHLQEQVAQLSRQLNGRDQELDQALRESQRQVEALERAAREKEAMAKERAGLAVQLAAAEREGRTLSEETIRLRLEKEALESSLFDVQRQLAQLEARREQLEADSQALLLAKETLTGELAGLRQQVTATEEKAALDKELMTQKLVQAERETQASLREQRAAHEEDLQRLQREKEAAWRELQAERAQLQGQLQQEREELLARMEAEKEELSEEIAALQQERDEGLLLAESEKQQALSLKESEKTALSEKLMGTRHSLAAISLEMERQKRDAQSRQEQDRNTVNALTSELRDLRAQLEEATAAHAQQVKELQEQTGNLGRQREACMREAEELRTQLRLLEDTRDGLRRELLEAQRKVRDSQDSSEAHRQEASELRRSLSEGTKEREALRRSNEELRTAVKKAESERISLKLANEDKEQKLALLEEARMSVAKEAGELRASLQEVERSRLEARRELQELRRQMKTLDSDNGRLGRELADLQSRLALGERTEKESRREVLGLRQKVLKGESSLEALKQELQGSQRKLQEQEAEFRARERGLLGSLEEARGAEKKLLDSARSLELRLEGVRAETSELGLRLSAAEGRAQGLEVELARVEAQRRVAEAQLGGLRSALRRGLGLGRVSSSPAREAPAGGSGDGLSSPSPLEYSPRSQPPSPGPVASPAPPDLDPEAVRDALRDFLQELRSAQRERDELRVQTSTLSQQLAEMEAERDHAASRAKQLQKAVAESEEAWRSADRRLSGAQAELALQEESVRRSRRECRATLDQMAVLERSLQATESELRASQEKVNKMKATEVKLESDKRRLKEVLDASESRSIKLELQRRALEGELQRSRLGLGDREAHAQALQDRVDSLQRQVADSEVKAGTLQLTVERLSGALAKVEESEGTLRSKVQSLTDALAQSSASLTSSQDKNLYLQKALSTCEHDRQVLQERLDAARQALSEARRQSSSLGEQVQTLRGELANLELQRGDAEGQLQQLQQVLRQRQEGEAVALRSVQKLQEERRLLQERLGSLQRALAQLEAEKRELERSALQLDKDRVALRKTLDKVEREKLRSHEDTLRLNAERGRLDRTLTGAELDLAEAQQQIQHLEAQVVEVLERNHSPVQVEADEQHLELQQEVERLRSAQVRTERTLEARERAHRQRVSGLEEQVSTLKAQLHQERHRSSASMSPPSGTPEK; encoded by the exons ATGAGCCTGGGGCTGGCAGAATCCCTGCAGGCCCAGCTGGCACTGGAGATTGTGATCCAG ACACTGGAGAGTTGTGTCCTGGAACCAGACCAAGAGAAGAGCCTGAGTGTACAGAACCCAGCCCAGGATTTCCAGGGAGCCAGCCTACCTGTCTGTGTTAGGGAGATCATCACCAGCAACCTCTCCCAGCCTGAGACCCCAG CCCCACTCCAGGTCCCAGAGATGGCCTCACTGCTGTCCCTGCAGGAGGAAAACCAGCTGCTGCAGCAGGAGCTGTCCCGGGTGGAGGACCTGCTGGCCCAGAGCCGTGCAGAGCGTGATGAACTTGCCATCAAGTACAATGCCATCAATGAGAGG CTGGAGCAGGCTGTGCGGCTGGAGACTGGGGAGCTGGAGGCACAGGAGCCCCGGGGTCTGGTGCGGCAGAGCGTGGAGCTGAGGAGGCAGCTGCAGGAGGAGCAGGCCTCCTACCGGCGCAAGCTACAGGCCTACCAGGAGGGCCAGCAGCGGCAGGCCCAGCTAGTGCAGCGGCTGCAGGCCAAG ATCCTGCAGTACAAGAAGCAGTGCTCAGAGATGGAGAAGCAGCTGCTGGAAAGGTCCACCGAGCTGGAGCAGCAGCGACTGAGG GACACAGAGCACAGCCAGGACCTGGACAGAGCTCTTCTGCGCCTAGAGGAAGAGCAGCAGAG AAGTGCCAGCTTGGCCCAGGTGAACGACATGCTGAGAGAGCAGCTAGACCAGGCAAACCTGGCCAACCAGACTCTGAGCGAGGACATTTGCAAGGTGACCAGTGACTGGACCCGAAGCTGTAAGGAGCTGGAACAGAGGGAGGCAACATGGAGGCGTGAGGAGGAG TCCTTCAACGCCTACTTCAGCAGCGAGCACAGCCGCCTGCTGCTCCTCTGGAGGCAGGTCATGGGGCTCCGAAGGATGGCCAGCGAGGTGAAGATGGGCACCGAGAG GGACCTACTACAGCTAGGAGGAGAACTAGTCCGGACATCCCGGGCTGTCCAGGAGGTGGGCCTAGGACTGAGTGCCAGCCTGCAGCGGGCTGAGAGCAGGGCTGAGGCGGCTCTGGAGAAGCAAAAGCTGCTGCAGGCCCAACTGGAGGAGCAGCTACGGGCCAAGCTGCTCCGGGAGAAGGACCTGGCCCAGCTTCAGGTGCAGAGTGACCTGGACAAGGCTGATCTCAGTGCCAG AGTGACAGAGCTGGCCTTGTCTGTGGAACACCTTCAGAACCAGAACACAGAGAAGGACCAGGTCAACAGGACCCTCTCTGACAAGTTGGAGGCCCTG GAGTCTCTGCGGCTCCAGGAGCAGACAACCCTGGACACTGAGGATGGAGAGGGGCTGCAGCAGACCTTGAGAGACCTGGCACAG GCTGCCCTCTCTGATACTGAGAGTGGTGTCCAGCTCAGCAACTCAGAGCGCACTGCGGATACCTCAGACGGCAGCTTCCGCGGCCTCTTTGGCCAGCGGACTCCAACTCCACCGCGGCACTCCTCCCCGGGTCGAGGTCGTTCTCCACGCCGAGGTCTGTCCCCAGCCTGCTCTGACTCCTCCACACTCACGCTGATCCACTCTGCCCTGCACAAGCGCCAGCTACAGGTCCAG GACATGCGTGGGCGCTATGAAGCCAGCCAAGATCTGTTGGGTTCCGTGCGCAAGCAACTTAGTGACAGTGAGGGTGAGCGGCGTGGCCTGGAGGAGCAGCTACAGCGCCTCCGGGACCAGACAGCAACCTCAGTCCAGGCCCAAGAGGATGCGCAGCGTGAGGCCCAGCGCCTACGCAGTGCCAACGAGATCCTGAGCAG GGAGAAGGGCAACCTGAGCCACAGCCTGCAGGTGGCCCAGCAGCAAGCTGAGGATCTGCGCCAGGAGCTGGAAAAGCTGCAGGCCGCCCAGGAGGAGCTGAGGCGGCAGCACACCCAGCTGGAGGACCAGCAGGAGGACACGGTGCAGGAGGGCGCCCGGGCCCGCCGCGAGCTAGAGCGCAG CCATCGGCAGCTGGAGCAGCTGGAAGTGAAGCGCTCGGGGCTGACCAAGGAGCTGGTGGAGGTGCGGGAGGCACTGAGCTGCGCTGTACTGCAGAGGGATGTGCTGCAGACAGAGAAGGCAGAGGTGGCTGAGGCGCTGACCAAG GCTGAGGCAGGCCGTGCGCAGCTGGAGCTCTCTGTGACCAAGCTGAGGGCAGAGGAGGCTTCCCTGCGAGATTCCTTGTCCAAGATGAGTGCCCTCAACGAGAGTCTCGCCCAGGACAAGCTGGAATTAAACCGCCTCATCGCCCAG CTAGAGGAAGAAAAGGCGGCGCTCCTGGGCCGCCAGCAGCAGGCGGAGCACGCCACTTCGCTGGCTGTGGAGAAGCAGGAACGGTTGGAGCAGCTGAGACTGGAGCAGGAGGTGGAGAGGCAGGGCCTGGAGGGCTCCCTGTGTGTGGCTGAGCAGGCCCGGGAGGCGCTGGGGCAGCAGATCCTTGTATTGCGCAGCGAACGCAGCCATCTGCAGGAGCAGGTGGCCCAG CTCTCCCGGCAGCTGAATGGACGGGACCAGGAGTTGGATCAGGCCCTGCGGGAGTCCCAGCGGCAGGTGGAGGCCCTGGAGCGCGCTGCCCGGGAGAAGGAGGCGATGGCCAAGGAACGGGCTGGCCTGGCTGTGCAGCTGGCAGCAGCCGAGCGTGAGGGCCGGACCCTGTCAGAGGAGACCATTCGCCTGCG CTTGGAGAAGGAGGCCCTGGAGAGCAGCCTGTTTGACGTGCAGAGGCAGCTGGCTCAGCTCGAGGCCCGCCGGGAGCAGCTAGAAGCGGACAGTCAAGCCCTGCTGCTGGCCAAGGAAACTCTGACTG GGGAGCTGGCAGGCCTGCGGCAGCAGGTAACAGCCACTGAAGAGAAAGCGGCCTTGGACAAGGAGCTGATGACCCAGAAGCTAGTGCAAGCAGAGCGGGAGACTCAGGCCTCTCTGCGGGAACAGCGGGCAGCCCATGAGGAGGATCTGCAGAGACTCCAGCGGGAGAAG GAGGCTGCATGGCGGGAGCTTCAGGCAGAGCGGGCCCAGCTGCAGGGCCAGTTACAGCAGGAGCGAGAGGAGCTGCTGGCCCGGATGGAGGCTGAGAAGGAGGAGCTGAGTGAGGAGATCGCCGCGCTGCAGCAGGAGCGGGACGAGGGCCTGCTCCTGGCGGAGAGTGAGAAGCAGCAG GCCTTGTCCTTGAAGGAGTCTGAGAAGACGGCACTGTCAGAGAAGTTGATGGGAACCCGGCACAGTCTGGCTGCCATCTCTCTGGAGATGGAACGGCAGAAGCGAGATGCCCAGAGCCGGCAGGAACAGGACCGG AACACAGTGAACGCCCTAACATCTGAACTTCGAGACCTCCGGGCTCAGCTGGAAGAAGCCACAGCAGCCCATGCACAGCAGGTGAAAGAACTCCAGGAGCAGACGGGGAACCTGGGTCGGCAGCGGGAGGCCTGCATGAGGGAG GCAGAAGAGCTGAGGACTCAGCTGCGCTTGTTGGAGGATACCCGTGATGGGCTGCGGCGGGAGCTGCTGGAGGCTCAGCGCAAGGTCCGGGACAGCCAGGACAGCTCCGAGGCCCATCGCCAGGAGGCTAGTGAGCTGCGGCGCAGTCTGAGTGAGGGCACCAAGGAGCGTGAGGCCCTGCGGCGTTCCAACGAGGAGCTGAGGACCGCTGTGAAGAAGGCAGAGAGCGAGCGGATCAG CCTGAAGCTTGCCAATGAGGACAAGGAGCAGAAGCTGGCCCTCCTGGAAGAGGCTCGAATGTCTGTCGCCAAGGAGGCTGGAGAGCTTCGGGCCTCACTGCAGGAAGTGGAGCGATCCCGGCTGGAGGCTCGACGTGAGCTGCAGGAGCTTAGGCGACAG ATGAAGACTCTGGACAGTGACAATGGCCGACTGGGCCGTGAGCTGGCAGACCTGCAGAGCCGCTTGGCCCTGGGCGAGCGGACAGAGAAGGAGAGCCGGCGAGAGGTCCTGGGCCTGCGGCAGAAGGTGCTGAAAGGCGAGAGCAGCCTGGAGGCCTTGAAGCAGGAG ctccagggTTCCCAGAGGAAGCTGCAGGAGCAAGAGGCTGAGTTCCGTGCACGCGAACGAGGCCTGTTGGGCTCCCTGGAGGAGGCGCGTGGTGCCGAGAAGAAGCTTCTGGACTCTGCTCGCAGCCTGGAGCTAAGACTGGAGGGTGTGCGGGCAGAGACCTCAGAGCTGGGGCTGCGGCTGAGTGCAGCTGAGGGCCGGGCCCAGGGCCTGGAGGTCGAGCTTGCCCGCGTGGAGGCGCAGCGCCGGGTAGCCGAGGCCCAGCTGGGTGGCCTGCGCTCCGCCCTGCGCcggggcctgggcctgggccgaGTGTCCAGCTCCCCGGCTCGAGAGGCCCCTGCAGGAG GAAGTGGGGACGGACTCAGCAGCCCCAGTCCTTTGGAATATAGCCCTCGGTCCCAGCCCCCGTCTCCAGGGCCTGTTGCCTCCCCGGCACCTCCAGACTTGGACCCAGAAGCTGTGCGTGACGCCCTCCGAGATTTTCTGCAAGAGCTGCGGAGTGCCCAGCGGGAGCGG GATGAACTTAGAGTCCAGACTAGCACCCTGAGTCAACAGCTGGCTGAGATGGAGGCCGAGAGAGACCATGCAGCCTCAAGGGCCAAGCAGCTGCAGAAGGCAGTAGCTGAGAGCGAGGAAG CCTGGCGCAGTGCAGACAGGCGGCTGAGCGGGGCCCAGGCCGAGCTGGCACTGCAGGAAGAGAGTGTGCGACGTAGCAGGCGGGAGTGCAGGGCCACGCTGGACCAGATGGCAGTGCTGGAGAGGAGCCTGCAGGCCACCGAGAGCGAGCTCCGGGCCAGCCAG GAGAAGGTCAACAAGATGAAGGCCACTGAGGTGAAGCTGGAGAGCGACAAGCGGCGACTGAAGGAGGTGCTGGATGCGTCTGAGAGCCGCTCCATCAAACTGGAGCTGCAGCGGCGCGCTCTCGAGGGCGAGCTGCAGCGCAGCCGCCTAGGCCTGGGGGACCGTGAGGCCCACGCTCAGGCCCTCCAGGATCGGGTGGACTCCCTGCAGAGACAG GTGGCAGACAGTGAGGTGAAGGCAGGGACCTTACAGCTAACAGTGGAGCGGCTCAGTGGGGCACTGGCCAAGGTGGAGGAGAGCGAGGGGACCCTGCGGAGCAAGGTGCAGAGCCTGACAGATGCCCTGGCCCAGAGCAGTGCCAGTCTCACCAGCAGTCAGGACAAGAATCTGTACCTACAGAAGGCCTTGAGTACCTGCGAACATGACCGCCAAGTGCTGCAG GAACGGCTGGACGCTGCCAGACAGGCACTGTCTGAAGCTCGAAGGCAAAGCAGCTCCCTGGGTGAGCAGGTGCAGACTCTGCGGGGTGAGCTGGCCAACCTGGAGCTGCAGCGGGGCGATGCTGAAGGCCagctgcagcagctgcagcag GTGCTGCGGCAGCGGCAGGAAGGGGAGGCCGTGGCTTTGCGCTCCGTCCAGAAGCTACAGGAGGAGCGGCGCCTGTTGCAGGAGCGCCTGGGCAGTCTGCAGCGAGCCCTGGCCCAGCTGGAAGCTGAGAAACGTGAGCTGGAGCGGTCGGCACTGCAGCTGGACAAGGACCGTGTGGCACTCAGGAAGACACTGGACAAG GTGGAGCGGGAGAAGCTTCGAAGCCACGAGGACACACTGCGCTTGAATGCAGAGAGGGGCCGCCTGGACCGCACACTCACAGGAGCTGAGCTGGACCTGGCTGAAGCCCAACAGCAGATCCAACATTTAGAG GCACAGGTGGTGGAAGTCCTGGAGCGGAACCACAGTCCTGTCCAGGTGGAGGCAGATGAGCAGCACCTGGAGCTGCAACAGGAGGTTGAGCGCCTGCGCAGTGCCCAGGTACGGACAGAGCGCACACTGGAGGCACGGGAGCGGGCCCACCGCCAGCGCGTGTCGGGGCTGGAGGAGCAG GTATCCACACTGAAGGCACAGCTGCATCAGGAGCGTCACCGGAGCTCAGCATCCATGTCCCCACCCTCTGGCACCCCAGAGAAATGA